A single window of Paenibacillus sp. SYP-B4298 DNA harbors:
- a CDS encoding 3-hydroxyacyl-CoA dehydrogenase family protein, with the protein MYTKVGIIGAGTMGIGITVDLLLHGIQTVLVDISEQALEKAKREIVQTARFAPLLNKALPVVSEEQVLSLVIATTDLKHVEDCEFIVENIPEQWALKEPLYRQLDSLCRPNVIFGVNTSAISITKVAGVTHRPDKVIGMHFMNPVYLKPSIEVIRGYHTSERTVNEAEALLAQLDKDAIVVNDLTGFVSNRISHLFMNEAAFVVADGVATAKQVDEIFKKCFGHKMGPLETADLIGLDTVMDSLNVLYQEYQDPKFRCSPYLKKMVEAGRLGRKVGAGFYDYTKQRGNEA; encoded by the coding sequence ATGTATACAAAAGTAGGCATTATCGGCGCAGGTACGATGGGAATTGGAATTACAGTCGATCTGCTGCTGCATGGCATCCAGACCGTTCTTGTGGACATCTCCGAGCAGGCGCTGGAGAAGGCGAAGCGAGAGATCGTCCAGACCGCTCGATTCGCTCCATTGCTTAATAAGGCGCTGCCTGTCGTATCCGAGGAGCAGGTATTATCTCTCGTTATCGCAACGACGGATTTGAAGCACGTTGAGGACTGTGAGTTCATTGTAGAGAACATTCCGGAGCAATGGGCTTTGAAGGAGCCGCTGTATCGGCAGTTGGACAGCCTATGCCGACCGAATGTCATCTTTGGCGTCAATACCTCTGCGATTTCGATTACGAAGGTAGCAGGTGTGACACATAGACCGGACAAGGTGATCGGTATGCATTTCATGAATCCGGTGTACTTGAAGCCTTCGATCGAGGTTATCCGGGGCTATCATACGTCCGAGCGAACGGTGAACGAGGCAGAAGCCTTGTTAGCACAGCTCGATAAAGACGCGATTGTAGTCAACGATTTGACTGGCTTTGTCTCGAACCGCATCTCCCATTTATTTATGAATGAAGCTGCATTTGTGGTGGCGGATGGTGTGGCTACTGCCAAGCAGGTGGATGAGATATTCAAAAAATGCTTTGGACATAAAATGGGCCCGCTGGAAACAGCCGATCTCATCGGGTTGGATACCGTAATGGACTCGCTGAATGTATTATACCAGGAATATCAGGACCCCAAATTTCGTTGCAGCCCTTATCTGAAAAAGATGGTAGAAGCCGGAAGACTCGGACGCAAGGTGGGAGCAGGGTTTTATGACTACACGAAGCAAAGGGGGAACGAAGCATGA
- a CDS encoding ACP S-malonyltransferase yields MKHDLINTVFMFPGVGSHYTGMGAYLYHRYSMARETFEEASDTLHLDMTSLCFSKDQQQQLNRLEHAQAALVCVSVAAYRVFVQEMEFEPDAMLGYSLGEYSALCCAGAASLSDTLQLVYQRGAIVSRQAAAIDGTMAWVTNLEATVVEETCREMSTTADPVYLSAYDTPYKTSISGSHRMIRAVGEALVERGGIVIPIQMSGPFHSPWMQPAADEFKPLVHSVALRPPRIPVIANWNGRPYGDQVEEVATNLVLQLVNPVHWHSSAEYALQRGMRVAVEIGPKNVLQYLMKSLSPTLRTFTFDKEKDVLEASRGLFVQDSDYLSIMARCLTAVVAVKNRNASREEYAKYVMEPYRQIEARYEALRAAEERPLYEDAVAAIDMLKLALETKRVPVQEGNHRMQQALDYKRLKRGERQCIQK; encoded by the coding sequence ATGAAACATGACTTGATCAACACTGTATTCATGTTCCCGGGCGTTGGCTCGCATTATACGGGGATGGGAGCGTACTTGTATCATCGTTATTCGATGGCGCGTGAAACCTTCGAGGAGGCTAGCGACACATTGCACCTGGATATGACAAGCCTCTGTTTTTCCAAAGATCAGCAGCAGCAGTTGAATCGACTGGAGCACGCTCAAGCCGCTCTCGTGTGCGTGAGTGTGGCAGCCTATCGGGTCTTCGTTCAAGAGATGGAGTTCGAGCCGGATGCGATGCTCGGGTACTCGCTTGGAGAATACTCAGCGCTCTGCTGTGCCGGGGCAGCGAGCCTCAGCGATACACTGCAATTAGTCTATCAGCGGGGCGCTATCGTGAGCCGGCAGGCTGCGGCTATAGACGGCACGATGGCTTGGGTCACCAATCTGGAGGCCACAGTAGTAGAGGAGACTTGCCGGGAAATGAGTACGACTGCTGACCCGGTCTATCTCTCCGCCTACGACACCCCGTATAAAACCTCCATCTCCGGCTCGCATCGCATGATTCGGGCAGTCGGGGAAGCACTGGTTGAACGCGGTGGAATTGTGATTCCGATCCAGATGAGCGGGCCGTTCCACTCGCCATGGATGCAGCCTGCAGCCGATGAATTCAAGCCCCTTGTCCACTCTGTAGCGCTCCGTCCCCCCCGTATTCCGGTCATCGCGAACTGGAACGGTCGGCCATACGGCGATCAGGTGGAGGAGGTCGCGACGAATCTGGTGCTGCAATTAGTCAACCCCGTTCACTGGCATTCCTCTGCCGAGTATGCGCTGCAGCGGGGGATGAGGGTTGCGGTCGAGATCGGGCCCAAAAATGTGCTGCAATACTTAATGAAAAGCTTGTCCCCCACGCTGAGAACGTTCACCTTTGATAAGGAAAAGGATGTGCTGGAGGCGAGTCGAGGGCTGTTCGTTCAGGACAGCGACTACCTCTCCATTATGGCTCGATGTCTGACTGCTGTGGTCGCTGTAAAAAACCGCAATGCCAGTCGTGAAGAGTATGCCAAGTATGTCATGGAGCCGTATCGGCAGATCGAGGCCCGTTACGAAGCTCTACGGGCCGCTGAGGAGCGCCCGCTATACGAGGATGCTGTAGCAGCGATCGATATGCTGAAGCTGGCACTGGAGACGAAGCGGGTGCCGGTGCAGGAAGGAAACCATCGAATGCAGCAGGCACTCGATTACAAGCGATTGAAACGAGGTGAACGACAATGTATACAAAAGTAG
- a CDS encoding acyl-CoA dehydrogenase family protein — MRSAAEIIQEAERFADEELRPYASSFEEQGAIPTEVLRKLAERGFLGATLPSAYGGLQLTPVEYGQLLECMGKACNSIRELMTVHTSLVGEALLRFGTEAQKEQWLPKLAAGHVLASFALTEPNVGSDARAVETSYRQEDGGYILNGTKKWITFGGIADVYLVLASHHGTTTAFLVERSLKGVSVRPMGGLLAGKASHLAELQLENVRVSAGNVLGPVGGGFDYIGSTALDHGRYAIAWGSVAIAQEALETMISYARHRKQGGKSICEYDAIQAIIAEGISQIHAARSLCIQAGTMRTAHHAHALSETMIAKYFASKVAMKVATDAIQVLGANGLSNQFPAERLFREAKVMEIIEGTTQVLQPMIAMHGLRAYYKPAVSVPSESFA, encoded by the coding sequence ATGAGATCCGCAGCAGAAATTATTCAGGAGGCAGAGCGCTTCGCAGACGAGGAATTAAGACCCTATGCCTCCAGCTTCGAGGAGCAGGGTGCGATTCCGACGGAGGTGCTGCGGAAGCTGGCGGAACGGGGGTTCCTGGGCGCCACGCTGCCGTCAGCTTATGGAGGACTGCAGCTCACTCCGGTTGAGTATGGACAGCTTCTGGAGTGTATGGGCAAGGCCTGCAATTCCATCCGCGAACTCATGACGGTTCATACCTCGCTTGTTGGAGAAGCACTGCTGCGCTTTGGAACGGAGGCGCAGAAGGAGCAGTGGCTTCCCAAGCTGGCGGCTGGGCATGTCCTGGCGTCCTTCGCCCTGACTGAGCCGAATGTCGGAAGTGATGCCCGCGCAGTAGAAACGAGCTACCGGCAGGAGGATGGGGGCTATATCTTAAATGGAACGAAAAAATGGATTACATTCGGCGGGATCGCGGATGTCTATCTGGTGCTTGCCTCTCATCATGGCACTACGACAGCCTTCCTGGTGGAGCGCAGCCTAAAGGGAGTATCCGTCAGACCGATGGGCGGCTTACTGGCAGGCAAGGCTTCTCACCTGGCCGAGCTGCAACTGGAAAATGTTCGAGTGTCCGCTGGCAACGTGCTGGGACCTGTCGGGGGCGGCTTCGATTATATTGGTTCGACGGCACTGGATCATGGGCGGTACGCGATCGCATGGGGGAGTGTCGCCATTGCACAGGAGGCGCTGGAGACGATGATTAGCTATGCTCGCCATCGCAAGCAAGGCGGCAAGAGCATCTGTGAATATGATGCGATTCAAGCGATTATCGCGGAAGGAATCAGCCAGATTCACGCGGCTCGTTCCTTATGCATCCAGGCGGGGACTATGCGTACTGCCCATCATGCTCATGCTCTGTCGGAGACGATGATTGCCAAGTATTTTGCCTCGAAGGTAGCTATGAAGGTGGCAACGGATGCGATCCAGGTACTGGGCGCGAATGGCCTCTCCAATCAGTTCCCGGCGGAACGATTGTTTCGAGAGGCCAAGGTTATGGAGATTATCGAGGGCACGACCCAGGTGCTGCAGCCGATGATTGCCATGCATGGATTGCGTGCTTACTACAAGCCTGCTGTGTCTGTACCCAGCGAAAGCTTCGCATAA
- a CDS encoding acyl carrier protein, producing MDRYEIVKNFIQQNLIIFEEDVEIQADDNIFALGFVNSLFAMQLLQFIEREFAITVDNEDLEIANFSTLNKIISLIDKKTQSRVQP from the coding sequence ATGGATCGTTACGAGATCGTGAAGAATTTTATCCAACAGAATCTGATCATCTTTGAGGAGGACGTTGAGATTCAAGCTGATGATAACATCTTTGCCCTCGGGTTTGTGAACTCCCTGTTTGCCATGCAACTACTGCAATTCATCGAACGGGAGTTTGCCATCACAGTGGACAATGAAGATCTGGAGATTGCCAATTTCAGTACGCTCAACAAGATCATCTCACTGATTGACAAGAAAACACAAAGCCGTGTACAGCCATGA
- a CDS encoding HAD-IIIC family phosphatase — protein sequence MGVEIKCVVWDLDHTLWDEVLLETSEVSLKPGIREIIQELDRRGILQSIASKNDYAAAMSKLKEFGLDDYFLYPEIHWHAKSYSITNIQQRLNIGLNTFLFVDDQLFELEEVQSVHPDVWCLEAKELSALLHHPRLNPQVVTEETGRRRQLYKLDEQRNRAEESHTGPKEEFMASLQMKFMITEACEGDLQRMQELTVRTNQLNSTGITYSYEELKRLSELDEYKLLVCELTDRFGSYGKIGLALVEVDATAYHLKLLLMSCRVMSRGVGTVLLTYLIQRAREEGKRLLADFKETDKNRLMYVTYRFAGFREIKKQDRHLLLEHDAQEAVGYPPSIEVITPQYTINS from the coding sequence ATGGGTGTGGAAATCAAGTGTGTGGTATGGGATCTTGACCATACGCTATGGGATGAAGTGCTGCTGGAAACGTCGGAGGTATCCCTAAAGCCGGGCATTCGCGAGATCATACAGGAGCTGGATCGACGGGGCATCCTGCAATCGATTGCGAGCAAGAACGACTATGCTGCGGCCATGTCGAAGCTGAAGGAATTCGGGCTGGATGACTATTTTCTGTACCCGGAGATCCACTGGCATGCGAAATCCTACTCCATCACCAATATTCAGCAGAGACTGAATATTGGACTGAATACCTTTCTGTTCGTCGACGATCAGTTATTTGAATTAGAGGAAGTGCAGAGTGTACATCCTGATGTCTGGTGTCTGGAGGCTAAGGAGCTGTCTGCCCTGCTCCATCACCCGCGGTTGAACCCGCAGGTGGTCACGGAGGAGACCGGCAGACGACGGCAGTTGTACAAGCTCGATGAGCAACGCAACCGGGCCGAGGAGTCGCACACTGGCCCGAAAGAGGAATTTATGGCGTCTCTTCAGATGAAGTTTATGATTACAGAGGCATGCGAGGGAGACCTGCAGCGAATGCAGGAGCTTACGGTCCGAACCAATCAGCTCAATTCAACCGGAATCACTTACAGCTATGAGGAATTGAAGCGACTCTCGGAGCTGGACGAATATAAGCTGTTGGTATGTGAACTGACAGACCGATTCGGGTCATACGGCAAGATTGGCTTGGCGTTAGTCGAGGTCGATGCAACCGCATACCATCTGAAGCTGTTATTAATGTCATGCCGTGTCATGTCCAGAGGCGTGGGGACGGTATTGCTGACGTATCTGATTCAGCGTGCAAGGGAGGAAGGGAAACGGCTGCTCGCAGACTTCAAGGAAACGGACAAAAATCGCCTGATGTATGTGACCTATCGCTTTGCCGGATTCAGAGAAATCAAGAAGCAGGATCGACATCTATTACTGGAGCATGACGCTCAGGAGGCAGTGGGATACCCGCCATCCATCGAGGTGATCACACCGCAATACACTATTAATTCCTAG
- a CDS encoding non-ribosomal peptide synthetase translates to MKNVEEEVYPLTHPQKRIWYTEQEHPDTSINNVGGIVQVTGLIDPLVLEQAINRFIEENDGVRIRLTAMEAAQYVTNYTYRNFPMLYFVNESELHDWAQQQLELPFPCYDSDLFQFARFEVAQRLSGYVVKLHHLIADGWSVSLMTDQIAEHYERLSAGAVAVTKKPSYLEWLRAEADYLNSERCRKNRSYWTRKLTPLPEDYMFRSAHAAKGRREAIDLEPELSHRIRQCAEHLHISLNSMFASLMILYLSKTMQQKEAIIGIPVLNRSGAKEKNTFGMFTSTMPLRVSIHNEDSIQEYMKKVNKELISGIYHQRYPFDLLVNDIQLKKNGYDRLFQVCVNTYNTKLHPHFNGMPVENLELYNGYQPYALQLVVKDWSSDGRLTLFYDYLISDFTSDRIAQMHRRMVGLMKQMIDAPKQPLAALTLLTEQERREQLILRNETEAYYPQDKTVIHLFEEQVLATPEKIAASDGSLTFTYDELNRQANQFAYRLRSRGIAAGELVGIMAGHSIACLSALLGVLKAGGAYVPIDPDYPQSRIQQIIASSRLKYMLVDCTDQVPPEFGGQVMLLDDPVLDHGADANGDSPASPDGLAYIIYTSGSTGIPKGVKVHHRGLMNYITWAAKSYLSLDHEVFALYSSLSFDLTVTSMFAPLISGHEVRIYRQHRSEFILRDIFADNQATVVKLTPAHLALIMDLDLRQSTVHCLIVGGDDLKASLAERVHHLFGGHIRIVNEYGPTETVVGCIVHEYDPKQDREGSVPIGQPIQNVKVYVLDQAGQPVPDEQPGELYIAGDSVGQGYLYQEELTEARFVADAILHTGTMYRTGDLACWFADGTLHYLGRVDHQVKIKGYRIESQEIENECLRLPEIREAVVIDREDSRGQKYLAAYIIPDREGFDTMKLRRHLIARLPSYMVPAAIQCMKQFPLTPNGKVDRNRLPDPLIDVQEGEKEAYTASGNGTEAAVLAGLKHMLSVDVIHPGDNFYFLGGDSIKAIQLSAQLREQGVHLTVKDILAFPVIRELLVIATAAPATHIAQTPAMGAVPCTPIWRWFKEQRFAEPHYYNQSVLLRLHRELPVERLRQALGRLVEHHDALRLILHEETGELHYCNERLGQLPELAWIDLSHCTGKERIDRLRSEGERLKSSMSLATGPLFKAALFDLGEQGRRLLLTAHHGVIDAVSWRIVLEDFSSICHALLEDETVVLPAKTHSYQAYAQSLEQYGASDSLLASLDYWEASETQRHADLGLAHQHQQRIPSKSTERTLELTAELIEDETKRLQTSANATYATTTQDLLLTALSMAVGQITHSHDVTIELEGHGRESFTHALDVTRTVGWFTTLFPVCFHPGGGDMGQEIQAHKEQLRRIPDKGLSYGVLRYLRNTLLASEVKDSIRFNYLGEIESELPFGLFSLAEEYSGADSSIHNQMTCGLDFLVWIAGGRLHIRLSCDPARYSHDSAEQLLHSFIAQLQAIIHHCENTKAQSGPAVYDTIALTPDELDNLFVG, encoded by the coding sequence GTGAAGAATGTGGAGGAAGAAGTATATCCATTAACACACCCGCAAAAGCGGATATGGTATACCGAACAAGAGCATCCCGATACCTCAATCAACAATGTGGGCGGGATCGTGCAAGTAACCGGGCTTATCGATCCTCTCGTCCTGGAGCAAGCTATAAACCGGTTTATTGAAGAGAACGATGGGGTAAGAATCCGCTTGACAGCCATGGAGGCTGCGCAATACGTTACGAACTATACGTATCGGAACTTCCCCATGCTTTACTTTGTGAATGAGTCCGAATTACATGATTGGGCACAGCAGCAACTCGAGCTTCCATTTCCATGTTATGATAGCGATTTGTTTCAATTTGCCCGCTTCGAGGTTGCACAACGGTTAAGCGGATATGTTGTGAAGCTCCATCATTTGATTGCTGACGGCTGGTCTGTGAGCCTCATGACCGATCAGATTGCCGAGCACTATGAGAGACTGTCTGCAGGCGCGGTAGCGGTCACGAAGAAACCATCTTATCTGGAATGGCTGCGTGCAGAAGCTGATTATTTGAATTCTGAACGTTGCCGCAAAAACCGCTCTTATTGGACCAGGAAGCTGACCCCATTGCCCGAAGACTACATGTTTCGAAGCGCTCATGCAGCGAAGGGAAGACGCGAGGCCATCGATCTGGAACCAGAGCTCTCTCATCGTATCAGGCAATGTGCAGAGCATCTCCACATTTCATTGAATTCGATGTTTGCTTCGCTCATGATTCTGTATCTGTCCAAAACCATGCAGCAAAAGGAGGCGATCATTGGCATTCCGGTATTGAATCGTTCCGGAGCCAAGGAGAAGAACACATTCGGCATGTTCACCAGCACGATGCCGCTTCGCGTGAGCATCCATAACGAGGATTCGATCCAAGAATATATGAAGAAGGTGAATAAAGAACTCATCAGCGGCATCTATCATCAGAGATACCCGTTTGATCTGCTCGTGAATGACATTCAGCTCAAGAAGAACGGGTATGACCGTCTGTTCCAGGTGTGTGTGAACACATATAATACCAAGCTCCATCCACACTTTAACGGCATGCCTGTCGAGAATCTGGAGCTGTACAATGGCTATCAGCCGTATGCTCTCCAGCTCGTGGTCAAAGATTGGTCCTCAGACGGGCGGCTGACCTTATTCTATGATTATCTGATCAGCGACTTCACGAGTGACCGCATCGCACAGATGCACCGGCGAATGGTCGGGCTGATGAAGCAAATGATCGATGCTCCGAAGCAGCCGCTAGCGGCTCTCACTCTGCTGACAGAGCAGGAACGGCGGGAGCAGCTTATTCTTCGCAATGAAACGGAGGCGTACTATCCGCAGGATAAGACAGTCATCCATCTGTTCGAAGAACAGGTACTCGCCACGCCGGAGAAGATCGCAGCATCTGATGGCAGCTTAACCTTCACCTACGATGAACTGAATCGCCAAGCGAACCAGTTCGCCTATAGGCTGCGTTCGCGAGGTATTGCAGCAGGGGAGCTGGTCGGCATCATGGCTGGCCATTCCATCGCATGTCTCTCCGCTCTGCTAGGCGTGCTGAAGGCCGGGGGGGCCTATGTGCCGATTGACCCGGACTACCCGCAGTCGCGTATCCAACAGATTATAGCGAGCAGCCGGCTGAAGTACATGCTGGTTGACTGTACGGATCAAGTGCCGCCTGAATTTGGTGGACAGGTCATGCTGCTGGATGATCCTGTCTTAGACCACGGGGCCGATGCGAACGGGGATTCTCCTGCATCGCCGGACGGACTGGCCTATATCATCTATACATCCGGCTCCACCGGCATTCCTAAGGGGGTGAAGGTGCACCATCGTGGATTAATGAACTATATAACCTGGGCGGCCAAAAGCTATCTGAGCTTGGATCATGAGGTGTTTGCACTCTATTCTTCTCTTTCCTTCGACCTAACGGTAACCTCGATGTTCGCGCCATTGATTAGCGGGCATGAGGTGCGAATCTACAGGCAACACCGTTCCGAATTTATACTGCGCGATATATTTGCAGACAATCAGGCTACGGTGGTCAAGCTTACACCTGCGCATCTGGCGTTGATCATGGACCTGGATTTGCGGCAATCGACGGTTCATTGTCTTATCGTTGGCGGCGATGATCTCAAGGCGTCGCTGGCTGAACGCGTGCATCATCTGTTTGGTGGACATATCCGAATCGTCAATGAGTACGGGCCTACAGAGACGGTGGTAGGCTGCATCGTTCATGAGTATGATCCGAAGCAGGATAGGGAGGGCTCTGTGCCGATCGGCCAGCCGATTCAAAATGTGAAGGTATATGTGCTGGATCAGGCCGGCCAGCCTGTGCCCGATGAACAGCCTGGGGAGCTATATATTGCTGGAGACAGTGTCGGGCAAGGGTATCTGTACCAAGAGGAGCTGACCGAGGCACGATTTGTTGCGGACGCTATCCTGCATACAGGAACCATGTACCGAACAGGGGACCTGGCTTGCTGGTTTGCAGACGGCACACTGCATTATCTTGGCCGTGTGGACCATCAAGTGAAGATCAAAGGCTATCGCATCGAATCGCAGGAGATCGAGAATGAATGTCTGCGCCTGCCCGAGATTAGGGAAGCCGTAGTCATCGACCGGGAAGACTCACGTGGACAGAAGTATCTGGCGGCTTATATTATCCCGGACAGAGAGGGCTTCGATACGATGAAGCTGCGACGCCACTTGATAGCACGCTTGCCCAGCTATATGGTGCCTGCTGCAATACAGTGCATGAAGCAATTCCCGCTTACCCCCAATGGCAAGGTAGATCGCAATCGCCTCCCCGACCCGTTAATAGATGTGCAAGAAGGGGAGAAGGAAGCTTATACGGCTAGCGGCAACGGAACCGAAGCAGCCGTGCTTGCAGGGTTGAAACACATGTTGAGCGTCGATGTCATTCATCCAGGCGATAACTTTTACTTTTTGGGAGGAGACTCGATCAAGGCGATCCAGCTATCCGCTCAGTTGAGAGAGCAGGGCGTTCATCTGACCGTCAAGGATATACTGGCATTCCCTGTCATCCGCGAGCTGCTTGTTATTGCGACAGCAGCACCTGCAACGCATATCGCTCAGACCCCTGCAATGGGAGCAGTACCCTGTACGCCGATATGGCGCTGGTTTAAGGAGCAGCGATTCGCTGAACCACACTATTACAATCAGTCTGTGCTGCTTCGATTACACCGGGAACTGCCAGTGGAACGACTCCGGCAAGCGCTGGGGAGATTAGTCGAGCATCATGATGCATTACGGCTTATCCTTCATGAGGAAACAGGCGAGCTGCACTATTGCAACGAACGGTTAGGCCAGCTTCCCGAGCTTGCCTGGATCGATCTGTCGCACTGCACAGGCAAGGAAAGGATCGATCGGCTCAGGAGCGAGGGAGAACGATTGAAGTCGAGCATGAGCCTTGCGACGGGGCCCTTGTTCAAAGCTGCCTTATTCGATCTGGGAGAGCAGGGTCGGCGCCTTCTTCTCACTGCTCACCATGGGGTCATCGATGCGGTATCTTGGCGAATTGTACTGGAGGACTTCAGTTCGATCTGTCATGCCTTGCTGGAGGACGAGACAGTCGTGCTGCCCGCCAAAACCCATTCATATCAAGCATATGCTCAAAGCCTGGAGCAATATGGAGCATCCGACTCCCTGTTGGCTTCACTGGATTATTGGGAGGCTAGCGAGACACAGAGGCATGCTGACCTAGGTCTGGCACATCAACATCAGCAGCGGATTCCCTCGAAGTCTACGGAACGGACACTCGAGCTGACAGCCGAGCTCATAGAGGACGAGACGAAGCGATTGCAAACCTCTGCCAATGCGACTTATGCAACGACTACCCAGGATTTGCTGCTAACTGCGCTCAGCATGGCGGTCGGTCAGATCACGCATAGCCATGACGTTACGATTGAACTGGAAGGGCATGGTCGCGAATCATTCACGCATGCGCTGGATGTGACGCGCACAGTCGGCTGGTTTACAACACTGTTCCCTGTCTGCTTCCACCCGGGCGGAGGAGATATGGGACAGGAGATTCAAGCGCATAAGGAGCAGCTACGACGCATACCGGATAAGGGATTAAGCTATGGCGTGCTGCGATACCTTAGGAATACGCTCTTGGCGAGCGAAGTTAAAGATTCCATTCGCTTTAATTATTTGGGAGAGATTGAAAGCGAGCTGCCATTTGGCCTGTTTTCGCTGGCCGAGGAATATAGCGGAGCCGATAGCTCCATTCACAACCAGATGACCTGCGGTCTTGACTTCTTAGTGTGGATTGCCGGTGGAAGGCTTCATATTCGGCTGTCCTGTGACCCTGCGAGATATTCTCACGATAGTGCCGAACAGCTTCTGCATAGCTTCATAGCCCAACTGCAAGCCATTATCCATCACTGCGAGAACACAAAGGCACAGTCGGGGCCAGCAGTATACGACACCATCGCCTTAACTCCGGATGAGCTGGACAACTTGTTTGTCGGGTGA
- a CDS encoding thioesterase II family protein, translated as MKKTKLFCLPFAGGSARSYTGWKKHLHPDIELIAVELAGRGGRAREAFYPDFREAVKDVEGIIKRSLNEGDCYALFGHSMGGLLAYELYDKLPRAGMLHLFVSGLLPPHCETHRERLGALDEDALIQEMKEMGGIPNELFDIPGILDMIMPVIRSDFDIFSRYVYQQELKIHCPLSILYGVEDPLTRDEVKQWSRYVSNEGQCRYVSFAGGHFFIQEQEEQVLRLINETLAGVELMDGNS; from the coding sequence ATGAAGAAAACGAAGCTGTTCTGTCTGCCCTTCGCTGGAGGATCTGCGCGTTCTTATACAGGCTGGAAAAAGCACCTTCACCCTGATATTGAATTGATTGCAGTTGAACTAGCCGGCAGAGGAGGACGAGCCAGAGAAGCCTTCTATCCCGATTTTCGCGAAGCGGTGAAGGATGTGGAGGGGATCATCAAGCGCAGCTTGAACGAGGGGGATTGCTATGCCCTATTCGGACATAGCATGGGCGGACTGCTCGCTTATGAGCTCTACGACAAGTTGCCCCGAGCTGGAATGCTGCATCTCTTTGTATCGGGATTGCTGCCTCCGCATTGTGAGACACATCGCGAGAGGCTCGGTGCACTGGATGAGGATGCTCTCATCCAAGAAATGAAGGAGATGGGGGGCATCCCGAACGAATTATTCGACATCCCAGGAATTCTAGATATGATTATGCCGGTTATTCGATCAGACTTTGACATCTTCTCTCGTTACGTCTACCAACAGGAATTGAAAATACATTGCCCGCTATCCATATTATACGGAGTCGAGGACCCGCTCACTCGAGATGAGGTGAAGCAGTGGTCACGCTATGTCAGCAATGAAGGGCAATGTCGCTATGTCAGCTTTGCGGGCGGTCATTTTTTCATTCAGGAGCAAGAGGAACAGGTGTTAAGGCTCATCAATGAAACCTTGGCCGGGGTGGAATTAATGGATGGCAACAGTTAG